One window of the Rosa rugosa chromosome 3, drRosRugo1.1, whole genome shotgun sequence genome contains the following:
- the LOC133735775 gene encoding protein STRICTOSIDINE SYNTHASE-LIKE 13 gives MHQKLQSIKLSLPLLFRSLFNMEKRKLKYKDEAILLQHPLVLFLILVLGFVIMDPLQVGPLGGHEFKPVKHSIAPYKKVMERWPRDNLSRLGLGKLEFEDEVFGPESLEFDALGLGPYTGLADGRIVRWMGPDVGWETFALVTANWSEQVCAKGNESTTYKQWKHEKRCGRPLGLRFDKVTGNLYIADAYYGLLAVGPEGGLATPLSTQDVEGNPILFANDLDIHTNGSIFFTDTSTRYNRVDHFLILLEGEATGRLLRYDPPTKTTHVVLHGLAFPNGLQFSQDQTFLLFTETTNCRLMKYWLEGPKSGTVELVADLPGFPDNVRINEKGQFWVAIDCCRTPAQEVLSNNPWLRNVYFRLPIRMTYLARIMGMKMYTLISLFNDKGEILEVLEDRKGEVMKLVSEVRESKGKLWIGTVAHNHIATVPYP, from the exons ATGCATCAAAAACTTCAGTCTATCAAACTTTCTCTGCCTCTTCTCTTTCGATCTCTCTTTAACATGGAGAAGAGAAAGCTGAAATACAAAGATGAAGCGATATTATTGCAGCACCCACTTGTGCTTTTCCTTATTCTGGTTTTGGGCTTTGTCATAATGGATCCTCTACAAGTAGGCCCGCTAGGCGGCCATGAATTCAAGCCCGTCAAGCACAGCATTGCGCCATACAAGAAAGTCATGGAGAGGTGGCCGAGGGACAATCTGAGCCGGTTGGGACTCGGGAAGTTGGAGTTCGAGGACGAAGTTTTTGGGCCTGAATCTTTGGAGTTTGATGCTTTGGGCCTTGGGCCTTACACCGGGTTAGCCGATGGACGCATCGTGAGATGGATGGGCCCGGATGTGGGTTGGGAGACATTTGCGCTTGTAACAGCAAATTG GTCAGAGCAGGTTTGTGCAAAAGGCAATGAGTCCACCACATACAAGCAATGGAAGCATGAAAAAAGGTGTGGTCGTCCACTAGGGTTAAGATTTGACAAAGTGACTGGAAATCTGTACATTGCGGACGCTTATTATGGACTTCTAGCTGTTGGACCTGAAGGAGGACTAGCAACTCCTTTGTCGACTCAAGACGTAGAAGGCAACCCCATACTCTTTGCAAATGACCTTGATATCCACACCAATGGTTCCATCTTCTTCACAGATACTAGCACGAGATACAACAGAGT GGATCATTTCCTTATACTATTGGAAGGAGAAGCCACCGGTAGGCTCCTGAGATATGACCCTCCCACTAAAACAACTCATGTTGTCTTGCATGGTTTGGCCTTTCCAAATGGCTTACAATTTTCTCAGGACCAAACCTTCCTTCTCTTCACTGAGACCACCAACTGCAG GCTCATGAAATATTGGTTAGAAGGTCCAAAATCTGGAACAGTGGAACTTGTTGCGGACCTTCCAGGATTTCCAGACAATGTAAGAATAAATGAGAAAGGGCAATTCTGGGTAGCAATAGATTGTTGCAGGACTCCAGCACAGGAGGTCCTCTCTAATAATCCATGGTTAAGGAATGTCTACTTTCGCTTGCCAATCCGGATGACCTACTTGGCAAGAATTATGGGAATGAAAATGTACACACTGATCTCGCTATTCAATGACAAGGGAGAGATTTTGGAAGTTCTTGAAGACCGAAAGGGTGAGGTTATGAAACTTGTGAGTGAAGTTAGAGAATCAAAGGGCAAACTCTGGATTGGAACTGTGGCTCATAACCACATTGCTACCGTCCCTTACCCTTAA